From a region of the Melospiza georgiana isolate bMelGeo1 chromosome 23, bMelGeo1.pri, whole genome shotgun sequence genome:
- the GOLT1A gene encoding vesicle transport protein GOT1A: MVALSDFQRIGVGLVGFGLFFLLFGILLYFDSVLLAFGNLLFLSGLVFIIGFRRTFTFFFQRPKLKGTSFFFGGLIVVLMRWPILGMLLEAYGFISLFRSFFPVAFGFLGSLANIPLLSQLLQKMGDSGSMV; the protein is encoded by the exons ATGGTGGCCCTGAGCGACTTCCAGC GGATTGGAGTGGGCCTGGTTGGCTTCggcctcttcttcctcctttttggGATCCTCCTGTACTTCGACTCGGTGCTCCTGGCTTTTGGGAAC ctcctcttcctctctggCTTGGTCTTCATCATCGGCTTCCGGAGGaccttcaccttcttcttccaGCGGCCCAAGCTGAAGGGCACCAGCTTCTTCTTCGGGGGGCTCATTGTGGTCCTCATGCGGTGGCCGATCCTGGGCATGCTGCTGGAGGCCTACGGCTTCATCTCCCTCTTCAG GAGCTTCTTCCCAGTGGCTTTCGGGTTTTTGGGCTCGCTGGCAAACATCCCGCTGCTGAGCCAG ctcctgcagaagaTGGGGGACAGCGGCTCCATGGTGTGA